Within Sphaerodactylus townsendi isolate TG3544 linkage group LG05, MPM_Stown_v2.3, whole genome shotgun sequence, the genomic segment GGCCTGCGCAGGCACAATCCCAATGTGTGGATTGAGAACTAATGTTCAATTGTGCAGTTGGAATTATCACATGATAATTTTCCAAACTGTGACTGTAGCTACCATAAATTATAAGGGCATCTGCCCTGTAGGTCATTCAAGTAAAATTACCCTGAAATCTTGATTTTCCCAGTTTTATCCCTGTCATCTATCCAAATTTTACAGTAATGTGGGTATTGTATTTTAcaatgttttctgcttctccatagCCATTCATATCAACTTGTTTGTTTAAAGCTTATCTGATCTTTTGAATACAAGGGAGTCATCTCTTGCTTGGCCTCTGAAGCTGAAAATAATCAAGCTCCTACTATATGTATAACAGTGTTGGGAACATAATAGAAAATGTATgttacaaaaatgtttttttcattgCATAAAGAAGAGATTTGAGGTCTCCAGAGGCAAAGTTGAAGATTTCGACCATGGCTACTGAGCTGGACTTCACACCCCCGGAAATCCCAGACCCGACATTCATGGAGAACATCCTACACTATGGCCTGTTCTTTGGAGCCATTTTCCAGCTCATCTGTGTTTTGGCCATAATCCTTCCCATTCCAAAGCTGCATAAACCTGTAAGCAGTTTTTACTACCTATAGAAAAGCAGCGGGGTTGCTGGTTAAATCCTGTAACTCATGGTGAAATCCAGAtgttacggccctggcccctgcctggtggaatgctctccttcCAGccgtctgggccctgcgggaccttaatgagttccgcagggcctgtaagactgagatgttccactgggcttttggggaggccagccgctgatgtgcgcccccccccctttaacagctggggccctgctgtccccccctctAGGGGAgttttaagctgttggacgccatctgttgcttTTGTAATGAAATGTTATAATCTGAGTGTGGTATTTTAATAGGGACCAGTACTAAACGTacggagtttatttatttatctacctGTGTTGTATatctatgttgtgaaccgccctgagccctccgggggagggcggtatacaagtttaataataaataaataaataaataaaatgttgactCCAGTAGCATctgaaagaccaacaagatttttgggttaTAGGTTTTTGAGAGTTAGAGagaagggagctttaactctcagAAGCTGATActcctaaaatcttgttggtctccaaggtgctactagcTGATATTGATTGACAGTTTTGCAACATTGTTATGAGATTTTCTTAAAAATACAGGGTTTCTATTTCATTATCTTACTGATATCATGTTATTTGCCTGTGGATTTcagcaaagactgtggctttgtAGTTGAGCACGTGCTTTTGCATGCAAGAACCCAAGTTCAATCTCTGGTGTCTCCAGTTACAGGAATCAAATTCTTATACTTAAttggctaagggatggaatgttcgACGACGAATCCCTTCACTTCATGAGTCCTGCATGCCCACTGGTGGGTGACAATCCACCCCATActtgcccaccttcccccaacccaggagcctccccctgccccaaacaacaaATCAGCATGCCAGGCCAGCGTCTGGTTGCCACCAGCTGCCTTGCCGAGCCCACCACCAGCCTCCCCATTGCACCCTACCCCAAAAAGCAACCCAGGCTACTTCACCAGTGCATTGCCCCCGCCCCAAACAAACAGCAGGACCTCCTTGACAAGGACTACAAGCACCAACCTTGGATAGGTCCACCAGGAGCTGGGGCAGAGGCTGGGTTGGAGCTGttctcctagggcagtggttctcaacctgtgggtcgggacccctttgggggtcgaatgaccctttcacaggggtcgcctaagactctctgcatcagtgttctccatctgtaaaatggataaatgttagggttgggggtcaccacatcatgaggaactgtattaaagggtcgcggcattaggaaggttgagaaccactgtcctaggggaaagagaaaggaggatggggtcccccttccctcctcccctctcttgagcctattttattttaatttaaaatgggctttagtgctagtcaTAGAACTGCAGCCAGAACTGCAGCCAGTCAGAGTATATACTGATAGAGCTGTACTGAGACTCGGTAGCCTTGTTCACACTTTGTGGTAAATGCACTTATATCCTTGCTAACACATGTTTGCTGTACAAATAAAATTGGGGATCAATGCATGAGTAAATGTGGAGTTTAAATCGTATGTTCAGTTGTTTGTGAATTGAATTAACACCATTACTCaacacacatataaagaaaaagtaTGCACTGATTCTAAATGTGTTCATCATAACTTGTGAACCAGGCTACTATAAAactgcttcatgtgttcatccaaggccacttccgcacatgcagaataatgcactttcagtccactttcaaggcactttgcagctggattttattctgcagaatagcaaaatccacttgcaaacaattctgaaagtggattgaaagtgcattattctgcatgtgcggaaggggccaaagtctttcTCCTAGAAAGGCATTTGTCCTGATGTGACTCCTCTTCAGCCTTCTGTAGTCTCGGACAAACATCTTGGTGAGCTCAGTACGGATTCAGGACTATATGCTTCCTTGTCACTGTTCAAGAGGTCTCATAGCAATAACAATAGTAAAGACAGAGTACATCTATTTTATAGATTTGTAGGTTTCTCCAGGAGAGGACTTGGCATCCTGACCATCCCAGCTTTCTCTTTTTATGCTTTTAAAGCTCTGTCAGCAGTAATTCAGGTAGATCAGCAGGTCAGATTTTAGTAGGCTGCACAGGTTGCCTTTCTCACTCCTGCTGTTAGATGGAAAGCAAACTGACAAATGTGTCTGCCCAGGAGATCTCTTTATATTACAGCTTCAACTTCCTTGGCAGTTACACAGCAAAGAGCCTCAGAAGGGGAGGGCAACTTATCCTGGCATTTTACTCTTGGCTTGACTGAAACCAGCACTGTAAATTTATCTTGGTCCAGAATAGCCGTTAGACCTGTGAGCTGTCTCAAGGTTCAGAATTTGTTTCTTTTCCCCAGTATATGAGTTATTCCCAGGACTACCTGAGTCTGATATCACATCAAAACGGAAAGTTTTGAGTGCTTTGCTGCATTTCTAAatgagcacattacagtaattcAGAACATAAAACAAGGGGTTATGAATGAAACGGGAATGTCAGAACCTTACAAATGAAGTATGTTTTAAAGCAACTACCGAAGAGAGAGAcatatttctgtattttattccCATTAAATAAACAGTGCCTGATACTTAAGCAAGACAATAAAACTGATTCACAGGAAAGAGGTACAGTTGAAGCAATAAAAATAggagtttaaaaaaacaagaaatagcAATATAACCATTTAAAGCTATTCTTGTTGTTAGAAAAGCCTGGCAAAGTTTTTCGCTAGGTTAGAGATTAAAATTATTTACAACTGGTTTTAATGACAATTTGGAGTAGTTTACTTTAAATTGGTTCAGAAGTGGCTTGCGTTGCCATTCCGTCATCCGTTGTTTGTAAACATAAGACCACTGAAGAAACATTCATATGTTATTATGGCATTCCTTCAATGATTCCAGAACAGTTTTGTGGGTTTGTTGTTGCCCTCAACTGCACCCATAACAGTTGACAACCTTTGCTGCAAAATAGACATGGAGGCCGCTGTTTCCAGTCCATTGATAATCAGCCTGGTCCCTGGCATTACATCTCTTTGCTTTTTATCTCGTGCTTGGTACTTCTTCAGCGTTTTGCTTGCAGTTGGTATAAGGTGCTAGTAAACCAACTGTGGGCCTTGGGTGACACTAGAAACTACTCCCCTTTTGAACTGGAGCTACTTCACCGTCTGAAGGGAGACTGAAGATTATGTCTTAGAATAAGATGCTGTGAACGAATGCTGTGTGTGATTGGCAGTCTCTGTCATGGaactctttctctcctgctagCACTTCTGTTTGCACCAGATCCATGGCTTTCAGTAAGTACAAGTGGAAGTGCTAGCAGAATAGGAAGGGAGTTTGTGGCAGAATCTGTTCATAGGGTGCAGCCCTCTATTTCCAGCACCTTACAGAACCATCGGCTTACAGCTGTCTTGCATCTTAGGCGTTGGTCTTTTCTTAGAACGGACAAACATATACAACAGGCCTCATGGGGATCTTCAAATGCTTTTCCAATAGCCTTTTTGATATTGCGGATGGAGGGAAATGTCCTTTGTGCTCCTTTTATAGTTGACTTGAGAATCATAACTTGTTTTATTAGTTATCTGCTAGCCCCCTTAAGAGCTGTCACTGGAAGGAATACTATATTTAATAAATACTATACTTGCAATATATGCTCCAGGAAACAGTTTTTCGTTCAGGAACCATTCTGAAActtcccatttatttattcaaaaaagataaaggtagtcagTCCCCTGTGcgagcactgggtcattactgattcaTGGGGTGTTGTCGcatcatgatatttactaggcagactatgtttatggcatggtttgccattgcattccccagtcatctacactttacccccagcaagctgggcattaatttcaccaacctcagaaggctggaaggctgagcTAAGCTTGAGCTGGCTGCCTGGAACTGATTTCCTTTGGAATCAAGCTGCTGTTGGGAGCCATCGGGATGGACCGAGATTTgaatgcagtactgcagcttaccactctgcaccacagggctctttGTTTATGTATTATcgagggctttcacagccagaatcaactggctgttgtgagttttccaggctgggcaGCCacggtttggtagtttttgcttctaatgttttgcctgcattttatgcctctgaaaatgccagccatatgtgcgaaagaaatgttaggagcaaaaactaccagaccgcagctgcacagcctggaaaattcacaacagctagctttttatttacttcagttataATCTGAAACAGGCATGAGTAGATGAACCACttgtctgacccagcagggctcttatgttctttcttgttgagactcaaggtggattacaactaAAAACAAGACAGTAAGAACCATGTAAAACTTACAACCGACAATGGCTCCATAAACGTCATAATTAAGCAGGCGTTATCAGATGGTTGAACAACAAAATGAGCTATTATAATACATGTAACAGACAAGGTAATAAAGATGGATTACAAAATTATTTACAATGCAGTAGATACAAAACAAGCTTTGCATTTACCAAGTTTATCATGATTCATCTGTAGCTCAGCTAACCATAAGGTTGGATCAGCTAACCACCTGGTTGAGTCACATGATGCTCTTATGAGTCAACTGACCATCTGGCTGCACCTCTAAATGTTTAAGCAAACAAATGAGGGCAGGGGAAATCTGTGgcttgttttggaaaaaaatcaaggttgtgttttatgttgtacTCTTCTGTTTCTAATGTGTCTTGAGCTGTCCTGGTTTGTGGCCTCCTCTGTAAGCTGTCCTGGCTCTCCTGTg encodes:
- the MANBAL gene encoding protein MANBAL, with translation MATELDFTPPEIPDPTFMENILHYGLFFGAIFQLICVLAIILPIPKLHKPDTEGFESKSAEVVKKTKVVAASANKKPKKETKKKR